A single window of Macrobrachium nipponense isolate FS-2020 chromosome 31, ASM1510439v2, whole genome shotgun sequence DNA harbors:
- the LOC135206641 gene encoding fibrinogen-like protein 1, with product MAACARAATVSIFLFLTKVTLVTPATTPAPRLTENDCAVHTLPIEVLQQLMNSAEVILKNFDSGMAVQPEAGSSDAAVDGSATHILLRRMDSEQTELRRKVLHLEAELSRMKEGQESSSTTCHHHQQEINSSVVNQVQQLQEETRQVTDQLSAQVQQLQEEVKNQLFGLSQQVNQTLQVPVATSGRGLETQSDLDTRPRDCYDLLRSGRNESGIYTIYPQTCGIPGEGVAVWCDMGEKEVNEGGWTVVLLRRPLSTQVNFSRGWDDYRIGFGSPDTEYWIGNDVLHALTNRTTQVLRVDMTDWDGESRYQEYSSFHVADGDHQYSLRLGTGSGTAGDALKRHDNMLFSTPDRDNDTHDSVNCADSYDSGFWFYICKHASPTNPFMSKQKNKAGITWNTFHSDRSTLQSITFKVKPAVL from the exons ATGGCCGCGTGTGCAAGAGCTGCAACTGTCAGTATCTTTTTATTCCTGACGAAGGTGACGCTAGTGACACCTGCCACCACCCCTGCGCCGCGTCTGACGGAAAACGACTGCGCTGTGCATACTTTGCCGATCGAGGTTCTGCAACAGCTGATGAACAGCGCTGAGGTCATCCTGAAGAACTTCGACTCAGGAATGGCAGTCCAACCAGAGGCAGGATCATCCGACGCTGCTGTAGACG GATCAGCCACCCACATCCTCCTGCGTCGAATGGACAGCGAACAGACGGAGCTGAGGAGAAAAGTTCTCCACTTAGAAGCAGAACTGTCCCGGATGAAGGAAGGCCAGGAAAGTAGTTCCACCACCTGccaccaccaccagcaggagATTAACAGTAGCGTGGTAAATCAGGTGCAGCAGCTTCAGGAAGAAACCAGGCAGGTGACAGATCAGCTGTCAGCTCAGGTgcagcagcttcaggaagaggtgaagaaccagcTGTTCGGTCTGTCTCAGCAGGTCAACCAGACGCTTCAAGTCCCAGTGGCTACGTCCGGAAGAGGACTGGAAACACAGAGTGACCTCGATACCAG GCCTCGGGACTGCTACGACCTCCTTCGATCAGGAAGAAACGAAAGTGGCATCTACACAATTTATCCTCAAAC ATGTGGAATTCCGGGTGAAGGGGTCGCCGTCTGGTGTGACATGGGCGAGAAAGAGGTCAACGAAGGCGGATGGACCGTTGTCCTTCTTCGGCGACCTCTCAGTACCCAGGTGAACTTCAGCAGGGGATGGGACGATTACAGAATTGGATTTGGGAGTCCAGACACTGAATACTGGATAG GTAACGACGTGCTCCACGCCCTCACGAACAGAACAACCCAAGTGCTCCGGGTGGACATGACCGACTGGGACGGGGAGTCCCGGTACCAAGAGTACAGCTCCTTCCACGTCGCCGACGGAGATCACCAGTACAGCCTCCGACTGGGGACGGGATCCGGAACTGCTGGGGATGCCCTCAAACGTCATGATAACATGCTCTTCTCCACTCCCGACAGAGATAACGATACTCACG ATTCTGTTAACTGCGCAGATTCATACGACAGTGGCTTCTGGTTTTATATTTGTAAGCATGCGAGTCCAACGAACCCATTTATGAGCAAGCAGAAAAACAAAGCTGGGATAACTTGGAACACGTTCCACTCTGACCGGAGCACGCTGCAAAGCATCACCTTTAAAGTGAAGCCAGCTGTGTTATAG